In a genomic window of Thalassotalea piscium:
- a CDS encoding ACT domain-containing protein yields the protein MSGITELNELLKSMKPKLLTPEFLFCTVSGALVEYISLNPVATFVESEGLTLVLEKTVADSAGLHFDGTFRQITLTVHSSLDAVGLTAAVSDKLATKGISANVIAAYYHDHIFVPSTIADIALTALQEFNI from the coding sequence ATGTCAGGAATTACAGAGTTAAATGAACTGTTAAAGTCGATGAAACCTAAATTACTAACGCCAGAGTTTCTATTTTGTACGGTTTCTGGTGCTTTAGTTGAGTATATATCACTTAATCCAGTGGCCACTTTTGTTGAATCTGAGGGGCTAACCTTGGTTTTAGAAAAAACTGTTGCAGACAGTGCAGGGCTTCACTTTGACGGTACTTTTCGCCAAATTACCTTAACCGTGCATTCTAGCCTTGATGCTGTGGGGTTAACTGCTGCTGTCTCTGACAAATTAGCGACTAAAGGTATTAGTGCTAATGTTATTGCGGCTTATTATCATGACCATATATTTGTTCCGTCGACAATAGCTGACATAGCGCTTACTGCATTGCAGGAATTCAACATTTAA
- a CDS encoding type II toxin-antitoxin system RelE/ParE family toxin: MAEVIWASTALDDLYEIAEYIALSNFPAAKKLTQKIFDKISRLENHPESGKRPLELVSLNYREVNVNPCRIFYKVDNDKVYILHVMRQERDLRRYLLKS; the protein is encoded by the coding sequence ATGGCTGAAGTAATATGGGCATCTACAGCCCTTGATGATTTATACGAGATCGCTGAATACATTGCCTTAAGTAACTTTCCTGCTGCAAAGAAGTTGACTCAAAAAATATTTGATAAAATATCTAGGTTAGAAAATCATCCAGAGTCAGGTAAAAGGCCGCTAGAATTGGTGAGCTTAAATTACCGTGAAGTAAATGTTAATCCTTGTCGTATTTTTTATAAAGTGGATAACGACAAAGTGTACATTTTACATGTTATGCGTCAAGAGCGAGATTTACGCAGGTATCTTTTAAAAAGTTAA
- a CDS encoding type II toxin-antitoxin system Phd/YefM family antitoxin — protein MRVELVTTLKRQATKILADLHTSKEPVLITEHGQPSAYLVDVEDYEFMQQRMAILERVARGEQAIKNGEIFSNQEAKEKMSKWLK, from the coding sequence ATGAGAGTTGAACTTGTAACAACACTTAAACGGCAAGCTACTAAAATTCTAGCAGACTTACATACATCAAAAGAACCTGTACTAATTACTGAACACGGTCAACCATCTGCTTACTTAGTTGACGTGGAAGATTATGAGTTTATGCAACAGCGAATGGCAATTCTTGAGCGTGTTGCACGCGGTGAGCAAGCAATTAAAAATGGTGAAATATTCTCAAATCAGGAAGCAAAAGAGAAAATGAGTAAATGGCTGAAGTAA
- a CDS encoding damage-inducible protein J codes for MDTRIQFRVDEETKRLAQLMAESQGRTLSDACRELTENLAEEQRKTMMHDAWLTEQINAAFDKFDNGKANFIVHDDAKALMEARKQKIRNRDKS; via the coding sequence ATGGATACTCGAATTCAATTTAGAGTTGATGAAGAAACTAAGCGTTTAGCACAGCTAATGGCTGAAAGCCAAGGTAGAACTTTAAGTGATGCATGCCGAGAACTTACAGAAAATTTAGCTGAAGAGCAACGTAAAACTATGATGCATGACGCATGGTTAACAGAACAAATAAATGCAGCATTTGATAAGTTTGATAACGGAAAAGCTAATTTTATTGTTCATGATGATGCGAAAGCTTTGATGGAAGCAAGGAAACAGAAAATCCGTAATAGAGATAAGTCATGA
- a CDS encoding transposase → MTTARKQLISLTDTPYYHCISRCVRRAFLCGEDKNTGQNFDHRKGWVEEKLLSLTQVFAIDVCAYAVMSNHTHTVLFIDEDTAKGWSTKEVLERWHQLFKGTLLTQQYCCGDEIPDYLITSLLETVEVYRSRLMDISWFMRLLNQSIATKANKEDNCTGHFWEGRFKSQALLDEAALAACMAYVDLNPVRANVAKTPESSENTSVKQRVISAKKAKQPKLLLPFIGNPRQTMPKGLPFELKDYLELIELTGRCIREDKTGYIDKHQPALLTRLNIKPENWLTLSKDFRKLFHGAVGHSDVLTDYCEHKGLKRRANVSRCTKLLA, encoded by the coding sequence ATGACAACAGCGAGAAAACAGTTAATTAGTTTAACCGACACCCCTTATTATCATTGTATTTCTCGTTGTGTACGCCGTGCTTTTTTGTGTGGTGAAGATAAAAATACAGGTCAGAACTTTGACCACAGGAAAGGCTGGGTAGAAGAAAAACTACTTAGCCTAACTCAGGTGTTTGCTATTGATGTATGCGCTTACGCTGTGATGAGTAACCACACGCATACCGTACTGTTTATTGATGAAGACACCGCTAAAGGTTGGTCAACCAAAGAAGTGCTTGAACGCTGGCATCAATTATTCAAAGGTACATTACTCACACAGCAATATTGTTGTGGTGATGAAATTCCCGACTATTTAATAACCTCATTGCTTGAAACGGTTGAGGTATATCGCAGCCGTTTAATGGATATTAGCTGGTTTATGCGCCTACTAAACCAAAGTATTGCCACAAAAGCCAACAAAGAAGATAACTGTACAGGGCATTTTTGGGAAGGACGTTTTAAATCACAAGCGCTATTAGATGAAGCAGCCCTTGCAGCTTGTATGGCCTATGTTGATTTAAACCCCGTGCGAGCCAATGTAGCCAAAACACCAGAAAGCTCAGAGAATACTAGTGTAAAGCAACGCGTAATATCAGCTAAAAAAGCTAAACAACCAAAACTGTTGTTGCCTTTTATCGGCAACCCACGCCAAACCATGCCAAAAGGCTTACCGTTTGAGCTTAAAGACTATCTTGAACTCATTGAGCTAACAGGGCGCTGTATTCGAGAAGACAAAACAGGGTATATTGACAAGCACCAACCCGCACTGCTAACAAGGCTAAATATAAAACCTGAAAACTGGTTAACGTTAAGTAAAGATTTTAGAAAGCTCTTTCATGGTGCTGTAGGTCATAGCGATGTATTAACTGATTATTGTGAGCATAAAGGGTTAAAACGACGAGCCAATGTTAGCCGTTGTACTAAATTGTTAGCATAG
- a CDS encoding DUF2867 domain-containing protein: MVSEMEFPLETKINGKEVNSYYRDSFKVRVNKTNLEAKNVYHSIFGFLPKPVQLALSLRNSIVKHLGFSASNTEMSLPLDDIQAGKKAGFLVIESVETTEVICGAYEPNMDMWLSVLKLSEQEFSVSTLVNLKTKTGKVYMAFIKPFHKLVAKYCIRQALKAGRI, encoded by the coding sequence ATGGTTTCGGAAATGGAGTTTCCATTAGAAACAAAAATCAACGGTAAAGAGGTCAATTCTTATTACCGAGATTCATTTAAAGTTAGGGTTAATAAAACTAACCTTGAAGCTAAAAATGTATATCACAGCATATTTGGTTTTTTACCCAAACCAGTGCAACTCGCTTTATCTTTGCGTAATTCCATAGTGAAACACTTAGGCTTCTCGGCTAGTAATACCGAAATGAGTCTGCCACTAGATGATATTCAGGCAGGTAAGAAAGCTGGCTTCCTTGTAATCGAGTCAGTAGAAACTACAGAAGTTATTTGTGGTGCGTATGAGCCTAATATGGATATGTGGTTATCTGTTTTAAAATTATCAGAACAAGAGTTTTCTGTTTCTACCTTAGTTAATTTAAAAACTAAAACAGGTAAAGTGTACATGGCTTTTATAAAGCCTTTTCATAAATTAGTTGCTAAGTATTGTATTAGACAAGCACTCAAAGCAGGTCGCATATAA
- a CDS encoding integron integrase: MNSPFLSMIKEKMWLKRYAKKTIEPYTYWIKGYILFVNKQHPVNCHDKEVENYLSYLTNQLNLAPRTQAIALNALVFLYQHIIEKPLSLHLNFNKSKQSINLPTVLTKAEVKRLFEHLNPAYLLLCQLMYGSGLRQMEAVRLRIQDIDFDYFSVQVWQGKGNKNRRVTLAKELVPSLRQQIEYASLFFYADQNNSNYDGVYLPFALAKKYPNALFSLGWHYLFPSRRLSCDPENNKTRRHHICETNLRKAVKAASCKAGISKKVTCHTLRHSFATHLLQRGADIRTVQEQLGHTDIRTTQIYTHVIEHGANGVRSPLSDL; this comes from the coding sequence ATGAATTCACCATTTTTATCAATGATAAAAGAAAAAATGTGGTTGAAGCGGTACGCAAAAAAAACGATTGAACCTTATACCTATTGGATAAAAGGTTATATTCTCTTTGTTAATAAACAACACCCTGTTAATTGTCATGATAAAGAAGTTGAAAACTATCTTTCATATTTAACTAACCAACTTAACCTTGCACCTAGAACTCAAGCAATTGCACTTAATGCACTGGTGTTTTTATACCAACATATTATTGAAAAGCCGCTATCTTTACACTTGAATTTTAATAAAAGCAAACAAAGTATTAATTTACCAACTGTTCTTACAAAAGCAGAAGTTAAGCGTTTATTTGAGCACTTAAATCCTGCTTATTTGTTATTATGTCAATTAATGTATGGTAGTGGTTTACGACAGATGGAGGCAGTTAGGTTACGTATACAAGATATTGATTTTGACTACTTTAGTGTTCAAGTATGGCAAGGTAAAGGGAATAAAAACCGCCGCGTAACACTTGCTAAAGAGTTAGTGCCTTCATTAAGACAGCAAATAGAATATGCTAGTCTCTTTTTTTATGCTGATCAGAACAATTCAAATTATGACGGTGTTTATTTACCTTTCGCGCTCGCAAAGAAGTACCCTAACGCCCTTTTCAGTTTAGGTTGGCATTATCTATTCCCATCTCGACGTTTAAGTTGTGATCCTGAAAATAACAAAACAAGAAGGCATCATATTTGTGAAACTAATTTACGAAAAGCAGTTAAAGCTGCGAGTTGCAAAGCAGGTATCAGTAAAAAAGTTACTTGCCATACTTTACGCCACTCATTTGCAACGCACTTATTACAACGCGGTGCAGATATTCGTACAGTACAAGAGCAACTAGGCCATACGGATATTCGCACTACTCAGATCTACACGCATGTAATTGAACATGGGGCGAATGGAGTAAGAAGCCCGCTGTCAGATCTATAG
- the fre gene encoding NAD(P)H-flavin reductase — protein MSIINCQVHSLVPLTEFVYKVLLKPEHNVDFLPGQYLNFIMSDDDKRAFSIASAPKDELIELQIGAFGADSYPMQVIEKIQTSKQVQVEMPLGQAHLRDSERPLLLIAGGTGFSYIKSMFEQLVHENSQRKVVVYWGLREESASYELEKTQATIQKLTHGEFHPVIENAHNNWQGKTGMVHQVVMADISDLSLYDIYLAGRFDMVGVVRTDFVAKGALIDRMYADAFAFI, from the coding sequence ATGAGTATTATTAATTGTCAGGTACATTCGTTAGTGCCACTAACTGAATTTGTTTATAAGGTTTTACTCAAGCCTGAGCATAACGTTGATTTTTTACCTGGCCAATATTTAAATTTTATTATGTCTGACGATGATAAACGTGCTTTTTCTATCGCTAGTGCACCAAAAGACGAGCTTATTGAATTACAAATAGGTGCCTTTGGTGCAGACAGCTACCCAATGCAAGTGATTGAAAAAATACAAACTTCAAAGCAAGTGCAGGTTGAAATGCCGCTAGGACAAGCACACCTGCGAGATAGCGAACGTCCATTGCTGTTAATTGCGGGTGGCACTGGTTTTTCATACATTAAGTCGATGTTTGAGCAACTCGTTCATGAAAACTCTCAACGTAAAGTTGTTGTTTACTGGGGGCTACGAGAAGAAAGCGCAAGCTATGAATTAGAAAAAACGCAAGCAACAATACAAAAGCTTACCCATGGCGAATTTCACCCGGTTATTGAAAATGCACATAACAATTGGCAAGGTAAAACAGGTATGGTTCACCAAGTGGTAATGGCCGATATTAGCGACTTGTCGTTGTACGACATATACTTAGCGGGCCGTTTCGATATGGTTGGTGTAGTACGTACAGACTTTGTTGCCAAAGGCGCATTAATCGACCGCATGTATGCCGACGCTTTTGCATTTATTTAA
- the ubiD gene encoding 4-hydroxy-3-polyprenylbenzoate decarboxylase, producing MKYSDLRDFIKQLEQLGQLKRISQPISTHLTMTEISDRTLRQGGPALLFENPIDENGVPCSVPVLTNLFGTPERVALAMGQPNVSALREVGKLLAMLKEPEPPKGFRDALAKIPVYKQVLNMPVKVIKKPLCQQEVISGENVDLNKLPIQTCWPGDVAPLITWGLTVTKGPHKERQNLGIYRQQVLSKNKVIMRWLSHRGGALDFQEFKQTHPGEKYPVSVALGADPATILGAVTPVPDTLSEYAFAGLLRGAKTEVAKCISNDLEVPATAEIILEGYIDPDEVAPEGPYGDHTGYYNEVDSFPVFTVTHITHRKDPIYHSTYTGRPPDEPAILGVALNEVFVPILQKQFPEIQDFYLPPEGCSYRLAIVTIKKQYAGHAKRVMMGVWSFLRQFMYTKFVIVCDDDINARDWKDVIWAMTTRMDPSRDTVLIENTPIDYLDFASPVSGLGSKMGMDATNKWPGETDREWGEPIIMDDKIKQQVDDIWDDLNIIE from the coding sequence ATGAAATACAGTGATTTAAGAGACTTTATTAAACAACTAGAACAGTTGGGGCAGCTTAAGCGCATTAGCCAGCCAATTTCTACTCACTTAACAATGACAGAAATCAGCGATCGTACCTTACGTCAAGGTGGTCCGGCACTGTTATTTGAAAACCCGATAGATGAAAACGGTGTTCCATGTTCAGTACCTGTGTTAACCAACTTATTTGGCACACCAGAGCGTGTCGCCTTAGCGATGGGTCAACCGAATGTAAGCGCATTGCGCGAGGTAGGTAAATTATTAGCGATGCTAAAAGAGCCTGAGCCACCTAAAGGTTTTCGTGATGCATTAGCCAAAATACCTGTTTATAAACAGGTATTAAATATGCCAGTAAAAGTGATCAAAAAACCTTTATGTCAGCAAGAAGTTATCAGTGGTGAAAACGTAGACTTAAATAAATTACCCATTCAAACATGCTGGCCGGGCGATGTCGCGCCATTAATTACTTGGGGGTTAACGGTTACTAAAGGCCCACACAAAGAAAGACAAAACTTAGGAATTTATCGCCAACAAGTGTTAAGTAAAAATAAAGTAATAATGCGTTGGTTATCTCACAGAGGTGGCGCATTAGACTTTCAAGAATTTAAGCAAACCCACCCGGGTGAAAAATACCCAGTTTCAGTGGCTTTAGGTGCTGATCCTGCAACAATTCTTGGCGCGGTTACACCTGTGCCAGATACCTTGTCTGAATATGCGTTTGCCGGTCTATTACGAGGGGCAAAAACTGAAGTAGCCAAATGTATTAGTAACGATCTAGAAGTGCCTGCTACTGCTGAAATTATATTAGAAGGTTATATCGACCCAGACGAAGTAGCGCCAGAAGGTCCTTATGGAGATCATACCGGTTATTATAACGAAGTTGATAGCTTTCCTGTTTTTACAGTAACACATATAACGCATCGTAAAGATCCGATATACCACAGTACATATACCGGCCGCCCACCAGATGAACCTGCGATATTAGGTGTGGCACTCAATGAGGTATTTGTGCCTATTTTGCAAAAACAATTTCCAGAAATTCAAGACTTTTACTTACCGCCAGAGGGCTGTTCGTACCGTTTAGCAATTGTGACCATTAAAAAGCAATATGCAGGTCACGCAAAGCGCGTAATGATGGGGGTTTGGTCGTTTTTACGACAATTTATGTATACCAAGTTTGTTATTGTATGCGACGACGACATTAATGCGCGTGACTGGAAAGATGTAATTTGGGCGATGACAACACGAATGGACCCAAGCAGAGACACTGTTTTGATCGAAAACACACCGATAGATTACCTTGATTTTGCTTCTCCTGTGTCAGGACTTGGTTCAAAAATGGGAATGGATGCAACCAACAAGTGGCCCGGAGAAACAGACAGAGAGTGGGGAGAGCCCATTATAATGGACGATAAAATTAAACAACAAGTAGACGATATTTGGGACGATCTCAATATTATTGAGTAG
- a CDS encoding substrate-binding periplasmic protein — MQHYLQTCLLLLLLSSFICQAGTNLPAEDITVKVVTEESYPIQFFENGKLIGTATTFVEQVLAAANIQYNIDVYPWARAYRMALNEPNILIFSLAKTAQRADKFKWVGEIMDLEYYLFGPVNSNINAHTSLEELRQYRIGTVRDGAPYQYLLRNDFKNLVTVVKAEQTALLYQSGRIDLLPANKSTFEIVCRNRKLDCSNLVPLYKLDMPSIKLFMAFSQLTDDFIVEKVRAAYNQVTKAQHNLIEQSIN; from the coding sequence ATGCAACATTATTTGCAAACTTGTTTATTATTACTTTTATTAAGTAGTTTTATTTGTCAGGCAGGAACTAATCTTCCTGCTGAAGATATAACCGTTAAAGTAGTTACTGAAGAGAGCTACCCGATACAGTTTTTTGAAAATGGTAAATTAATTGGCACAGCAACTACGTTTGTAGAACAGGTGCTAGCTGCCGCTAATATTCAATATAATATTGATGTGTATCCGTGGGCAAGAGCCTATCGCATGGCCTTAAATGAGCCTAACATATTGATTTTTTCTTTAGCAAAAACCGCCCAAAGAGCAGATAAGTTTAAATGGGTAGGTGAAATAATGGACTTAGAATATTACTTGTTTGGTCCAGTTAACAGTAATATTAATGCGCACACCAGCTTGGAAGAGCTCAGGCAATATCGTATTGGGACGGTACGTGATGGAGCCCCGTATCAATATTTGCTGAGAAATGATTTTAAAAATTTAGTTACTGTTGTGAAAGCTGAGCAAACGGCATTGTTATATCAAAGTGGCAGAATAGATTTGTTACCTGCAAATAAATCAACGTTTGAAATAGTATGTAGAAATAGAAAATTAGATTGCAGCAACTTAGTACCACTTTATAAATTAGATATGCCCTCTATTAAATTATTTATGGCGTTTAGCCAGTTAACAGACGATTTTATCGTAGAGAAAGTACGCGCAGCATATAATCAAGTAACGAAAGCACAACATAATCTAATTGAGCAGAGTATCAATTAG
- the rho gene encoding transcription termination factor Rho produces MNLTELKQKSISELIKLAETMKLEHLARNRKQDIIFAILKAHAKSGEDIFGGGVLEILQDGFGFLRSADSSYLAGPDDIYVSPSQIRRFSMRTGDTIGGKIRPPKDGERYFALLKVNEVNFDKPENARNKILFENLTPIHPNERMVMERGNGSTEDITARVLDLASPIGKGQRGLIVAPPKAGKTLLLQNIAQSIAHNHPECELMVLLIDERPEEVTEMQRLVKGEVVASTFDEPANRHVQVAEMVIEKAKRLVEHKKDVVILLDSITRLARAYNTVIPSSGKILTGGVDANALHRPKRFFGAARNIEEGGSLTIIATALVDTGSKMDEVIYEEFKGTGNMELHLSRKIAEKRVFPAIHFNRSGTRREELITKPDELQKMWILRKIVHDMGEIDAMEFMIDKLSMTKTNDEFFDSMKRQ; encoded by the coding sequence ATGAATCTTACCGAATTAAAACAAAAATCCATTAGCGAGTTAATCAAGCTTGCTGAAACCATGAAACTTGAGCATTTAGCTCGTAACCGTAAACAAGACATAATTTTTGCTATTTTAAAAGCGCACGCTAAAAGCGGTGAAGATATCTTTGGCGGCGGTGTATTAGAAATCCTTCAAGATGGCTTTGGATTTTTACGCTCGGCAGATTCATCTTATTTGGCAGGACCTGATGACATTTATGTATCGCCTAGTCAAATTCGTCGCTTCAGTATGCGTACTGGTGATACCATTGGGGGTAAAATTCGACCGCCAAAAGATGGCGAACGTTACTTTGCTTTACTAAAAGTTAATGAAGTTAACTTTGATAAGCCTGAAAACGCACGTAATAAAATACTATTTGAAAACTTAACACCGATTCATCCAAACGAACGTATGGTAATGGAACGAGGTAATGGTTCAACTGAAGATATTACCGCGCGAGTTTTAGACTTAGCCTCACCAATTGGCAAAGGGCAACGCGGATTAATCGTTGCGCCACCAAAAGCAGGTAAAACATTATTACTGCAAAATATTGCCCAAAGTATTGCTCATAACCATCCTGAATGTGAACTTATGGTATTGCTTATTGATGAGCGACCAGAAGAAGTAACTGAGATGCAGCGCTTAGTTAAAGGAGAGGTTGTAGCCTCAACTTTCGACGAACCAGCAAACCGTCATGTTCAAGTGGCTGAAATGGTAATTGAAAAAGCAAAACGCTTAGTTGAGCACAAAAAAGACGTTGTCATTTTATTAGACTCTATTACTCGTTTAGCGCGTGCCTACAACACGGTAATACCTTCATCAGGTAAAATTTTAACGGGTGGTGTAGATGCTAATGCTTTACATCGTCCTAAACGCTTTTTTGGTGCAGCTCGTAATATTGAAGAGGGTGGTAGTTTAACTATTATCGCGACAGCTTTAGTTGATACAGGCTCGAAAATGGATGAAGTGATTTACGAAGAATTTAAGGGGACTGGTAATATGGAATTACACCTGTCTCGTAAAATTGCTGAAAAACGAGTATTTCCTGCTATTCATTTTAATCGCAGCGGTACGCGTCGTGAAGAGCTAATTACCAAGCCCGATGAATTACAAAAAATGTGGATTTTGCGAAAAATTGTACATGATATGGGTGAGATAGATGCAATGGAGTTTATGATCGACAAACTTTCGATGACAAAAACTAATGATGAGTTTTTTGACTCAATGAAGCGACAGTAA
- the trxA gene encoding thioredoxin TrxA, whose amino-acid sequence MSDKIVQLTDDSFEADVLSASGLVLVDFWAEWCGPCKMIAPLLNDVAEEYAGKVVVGKLNIDQNDGTPPKYGIRGIPTLLLFKDGAVIDTKVGALSKTQLKEFLDNHL is encoded by the coding sequence ATGAGCGATAAGATTGTTCAATTGACAGATGACAGTTTTGAAGCTGATGTATTGTCTGCATCAGGTTTAGTGTTAGTTGATTTTTGGGCCGAGTGGTGTGGTCCTTGTAAAATGATAGCACCATTATTAAATGATGTTGCTGAAGAGTATGCAGGCAAAGTAGTTGTTGGTAAATTAAACATCGACCAAAACGACGGCACACCACCAAAGTATGGTATTCGTGGTATTCCAACATTATTACTATTTAAAGATGGTGCGGTAATTGATACTAAAGTTGGCGCTTTATCTAAAACACAATTAAAAGAGTTTTTAGATAATCACCTTTAA
- the rhlB gene encoding ATP-dependent RNA helicase RhlB translates to MNNTHLTDIKFTELNLAPQVVAGLDAMGFENCTAIQAKSLPVLLNGQDIAGQAQTGEGKTIAFLAATFHHLLQKPKPDHKQPRALIMAPTRELAVQIHRDALEMAKSTGLKLGVVYGGEGYESQRQELENGVDILIGTCGRLLDYLKQGIYNLNSIEVVVLDEADRMFDLGFIKDIRYMFRRMPQPTERLSMLFSATLSFRVKELAFEHMNDPVSVEVEPDQKTNVRISEELFYPSNEDKMTLLQTLLEEEWPDKAIVFANTKHSCENVHAHLEADGIRVGLLTGDVPQKKRLKVLEQFTNGQLDILVATDVAARGLHIPLVTHVFNYDLPDDCEDYVHRIGRTGRAGETGHAISFACEEYVFNLPAVEEYISHSLPVSKYDQDALLSDLPKPKPRQRRPRPHNGGQNRKPGGNRQRRTK, encoded by the coding sequence ATGAATAATACACATTTAACAGATATCAAGTTCACAGAGCTTAATTTAGCCCCACAAGTGGTCGCTGGATTAGATGCCATGGGCTTTGAAAATTGCACAGCAATTCAAGCAAAATCGCTACCTGTACTGCTTAATGGCCAAGATATTGCCGGACAAGCACAGACAGGTGAAGGGAAAACTATCGCCTTTTTAGCGGCAACTTTTCATCATTTACTTCAAAAGCCGAAACCTGATCATAAACAACCTAGAGCCTTAATAATGGCTCCTACCCGTGAGCTAGCAGTACAAATACACCGCGACGCCCTTGAGATGGCTAAAAGTACGGGGTTAAAACTTGGTGTGGTTTATGGTGGTGAAGGTTATGAAAGCCAACGCCAAGAATTAGAGAACGGTGTAGACATTCTAATTGGTACCTGTGGCCGCTTACTCGACTATCTTAAACAAGGCATTTATAATCTTAATAGTATTGAAGTTGTTGTGCTTGATGAAGCCGATCGTATGTTTGACCTTGGTTTTATTAAAGATATTCGCTATATGTTCCGTCGCATGCCGCAGCCAACTGAACGTTTAAGTATGCTGTTTTCTGCAACCCTGTCTTTCCGTGTGAAAGAGCTTGCTTTTGAGCACATGAATGACCCTGTTAGTGTTGAAGTTGAACCGGATCAAAAAACCAATGTGCGTATCTCAGAAGAGTTATTTTACCCTTCTAATGAAGATAAAATGACATTACTTCAAACCTTACTTGAAGAAGAGTGGCCAGATAAAGCGATTGTTTTTGCTAATACTAAACACAGTTGTGAAAATGTGCACGCGCACTTAGAAGCCGATGGTATTCGTGTAGGCTTACTTACTGGCGACGTACCTCAGAAAAAACGCTTAAAGGTACTTGAGCAATTTACCAACGGGCAATTAGACATTCTAGTTGCTACCGACGTAGCCGCGCGTGGATTACATATCCCGTTAGTCACTCATGTATTTAATTACGACTTACCTGACGATTGTGAGGATTATGTTCACCGTATTGGCAGAACAGGTCGTGCTGGTGAGACTGGCCACGCGATAAGCTTTGCTTGTGAAGAGTATGTTTTTAACCTACCTGCAGTTGAAGAGTATATTTCGCATTCGCTACCGGTGAGCAAATACGATCAAGACGCTTTACTATCAGACTTACCTAAGCCAAAACCTAGACAGCGACGTCCTCGCCCGCATAACGGCGGACAAAACCGCAAACCTGGTGGCAATAGGCAGCGTCGTACTAAGTAG